The Verrucomicrobiia bacterium DNA window CCTGAAGAGACCCGCCAGCAGGTGCGGGCAGCGACCATGGACTTTGGGGCAGCGTACGCAGCCGCGACGCGCCAGGCGGCACCGCAGGCGCTTGTCGTCTATGACAAATTCCATGTGAGCCAGTTGTTGAGCAAGGCGGTGGACACGGTGCGCCGTCAGGAGCACAAGGTCTTGATGGGGCAGGGTGATGACACGCTCAAAGGCTCAAGATACGCATGGTTGCGCGGGCTGGAAAAGATGAGCGATGAAGAGTTTTTGAACTTCCAGCAACTGGTGGAGCTTTCGCTGAAGACCTCGCGTGCGTGGGAGCACAAGGAGTTGTTTGCCGCCTTCTGGCAACAGCGCACAGCAGCGCAAGGAGCCAGCTTCTTTGCCCGATGGTTGAAGCGGGTGAATAGTTCACGCCTGGAGCCTGTCAAGAAGGCGGCACGCACCTTGAAGACCCATCTGCAAGGCTTGCTCAACTACTTCACCCACCCCATCACCAACGCTCTGACAGAAGGACTCAACAGCCGCATTCAACTGCTGAAAGCTTCGGCGCGGGGCTTTCGCAACTTCGAAAACTACCGCATAAGAATTCTGTTTTTCCTCGGTGCTCTGGACATGCTTCCTTCCCTGTCAAAATCCCACGGAAACTAACGAAGAACC harbors:
- a CDS encoding ISL3 family transposase is translated as MQDTEFYERLLGLSKPWKVTDVTMDLAVGEVRVKVACDTTVWVGDDGVRLHVHGNEQRCWRHLDTCQFRTLIEAAVPRVLDPSTGKTQMVSVPWAGPRSGWTLMFEHFVIRVLLACSTLSDALHLTGLNWHQAQGIMQRAVDRGLQRRKLEQIDYVGLDEKSFRRGQDYISVMTDIVAQRVLEVQPGRDTAAVLKLWDLLPEETRQQVRAATMDFGAAYAAATRQAAPQALVVYDKFHVSQLLSKAVDTVRRQEHKVLMGQGDDTLKGSRYAWLRGLEKMSDEEFLNFQQLVELSLKTSRAWEHKELFAAFWQQRTAAQGASFFARWLKRVNSSRLEPVKKAARTLKTHLQGLLNYFTHPITNALTEGLNSRIQLLKASARGFRNFENYRIRILFFLGALDMLPSLSKSHGN